A region from the Francisella orientalis FNO12 genome encodes:
- a CDS encoding beta-galactosidase, whose protein sequence is MMLYFNHFRAQTTTNFLARQARVIKNIVPNQQTLHNFTGDYFSKAQDHTDLAEQIDIVALNNYPVWGGQQIPVDAYKTAMKLDQTRGFQRKNYWITEQLIGAQAHNIMGFVPRPGHAKLWSFQAMARGCENLIYFRWRTATKGAELFCYGVLDHDNKYNHRYNEMLDIIKLAKQNQKAIQAPTQSKVALIYSMDNIYSWRIQQQSTSFNIQHEHARLYKPFFDANISVDVLDCKIKYQGKDLTATVWRDMLTVKESCESLCNYIDEFKNYSAAVKNKVGKGEIYYIGTGIDDEYF, encoded by the coding sequence ATGATGTTATACTTCAATCACTTTAGAGCTCAAACAACAACAAACTTTTTAGCAAGACAAGCTAGGGTCATTAAAAATATAGTACCAAACCAACAAACTTTACATAATTTTACAGGAGACTACTTTTCTAAAGCACAAGATCATACGGATCTAGCAGAACAAATAGATATTGTTGCTTTAAACAACTATCCAGTATGGGGCGGTCAACAAATCCCGGTAGATGCATATAAAACAGCTATGAAGTTAGATCAAACTAGAGGTTTTCAAAGAAAAAATTACTGGATCACAGAACAACTGATAGGTGCTCAAGCTCATAATATAATGGGATTTGTACCTAGGCCTGGACATGCTAAGTTATGGTCCTTCCAAGCTATGGCTAGAGGCTGTGAAAACCTAATATATTTCAGATGGCGCACTGCTACAAAAGGTGCTGAACTATTTTGTTATGGTGTATTAGATCATGATAACAAATATAATCATCGCTATAATGAGATGTTAGATATTATTAAATTAGCAAAACAAAATCAAAAAGCAATACAAGCTCCAACACAATCAAAAGTAGCTTTGATATATTCAATGGATAATATCTATAGCTGGCGTATTCAGCAACAATCTACCTCTTTTAATATCCAACATGAACACGCTAGGTTATACAAACCTTTTTTTGATGCAAATATTAGTGTTGATGTATTAGATTGTAAAATCAAATATCAAGGTAAAGATTTAACTGCTACTGTATGGCGTGATATGCTTACCGTTAAAGAGTCTTGCGAATCATTATGTAACTATATTGATGAATTTAAAAATTATAGTGCTGCTGTAAAAAATAAAGTGGGCAAAGGAGAAATTTATTATATAGGAACTGGTATTGATGATGAATATTTTTAG
- a CDS encoding beta-galactosidase encodes MYFGVDYYPEQWDYSLIDNDLNRIANSKLNCIRIAEFAWHLIEPRENEFDFSFFEMILNKAHKLGLKIMLGTPTATVPTWLYKKDPKIFSIDGNGLQRYFGGRRQACLNSSTYNKYAERITQKMVEAYHNHPALLLWHIDNELGHETSDMCYCDQCELEFRNYLKEEFNNNINSFNNAIGSVFLVSNLQQF; translated from the coding sequence ATGTACTTCGGTGTTGACTATTACCCAGAACAATGGGACTACTCTCTTATTGACAATGATTTAAATCGTATAGCAAATTCTAAGTTAAATTGTATTAGAATTGCTGAATTTGCTTGGCATCTCATAGAGCCTAGAGAAAATGAGTTTGATTTTAGTTTTTTTGAAATGATACTAAATAAAGCTCATAAACTAGGATTAAAAATCATGTTAGGCACACCTACAGCAACTGTTCCTACATGGCTATATAAAAAAGATCCTAAAATTTTCTCTATTGATGGAAATGGTTTACAAAGATATTTTGGTGGTAGAAGACAAGCTTGCCTAAATTCGTCAACTTATAATAAGTATGCTGAGCGCATTACTCAAAAAATGGTTGAAGCATATCATAACCACCCAGCTTTACTGCTTTGGCACATTGATAATGAACTTGGTCATGAAACTAGTGATATGTGTTATTGTGATCAATGTGAGTTAGAATTTAGAAACTATCTAAAAGAAGAGTTTAATAATAATATCAATTCATTTAATAATGCTATAGGTTCTGTTTTTTTGGTCTCAAACTTACAACAATTTTGA
- a CDS encoding UDP-2,3-diacylglucosamine diphosphatase: MVHNKDIYLISDLHLNANHAEMADLFKRFLDSITSTQNQLFILGDFFDYWIGDNHRDDFYHKITNWLKEASDQGLEIFFMYGNRDFLIGRKFAKQSGVTLIKDPYYIDISNQKILLSHGDLFCTDDKSYQTYRKWIAYNPILRFIFRRLPLFIREYTAKNVRQASYVKNRKNPNVDVTNKGIEKYRNNYDIVIHGHTHKMAIHIGDNYTRYVLGDWFKDGNHIKISKNGEIMQVTSI; encoded by the coding sequence ATGGTTCATAACAAAGATATTTATCTAATTTCGGATCTTCATCTAAATGCTAACCATGCTGAGATGGCCGATCTTTTTAAAAGGTTTTTAGATAGTATTACATCTACACAAAACCAGCTTTTTATTCTTGGTGACTTTTTTGATTATTGGATCGGTGATAACCATAGAGATGACTTTTATCATAAAATCACAAATTGGCTAAAAGAAGCTTCAGATCAAGGTTTAGAAATATTTTTCATGTATGGAAATCGTGATTTTTTGATTGGTAGAAAATTTGCTAAACAAAGTGGCGTGACTCTTATTAAAGATCCGTATTATATAGATATATCTAATCAAAAAATACTTCTCTCGCATGGAGATCTATTTTGTACAGATGATAAGAGTTACCAAACTTATAGAAAATGGATTGCATATAACCCTATTCTGAGATTTATTTTTAGAAGATTACCTTTATTCATAAGAGAATATACTGCAAAGAATGTCCGCCAAGCAAGCTATGTAAAAAATCGTAAGAATCCTAATGTTGATGTAACTAATAAAGGTATCGAAAAATATCGTAACAACTATGATATCGTCATTCATGGTCATACGCACAAAATGGCTATACATATAGGTGATAACTATACTAGATATGTACTTGGCGACTGGTTCAAAGATGGTAACCATATAAAAATCTCAAAAAATGGTGAGATTATGCAGGTCACCTCAATTTAG
- the pyrE gene encoding orotate phosphoribosyltransferase produces the protein MFIEFALKNQVLKFGEFTLKSGRISPYFFNAGLFNTGAQLATLADYYAQLITKSNVKYDILFGPAYKGIPLVAAISTVLALKYNIDMPYAFDRKEAKNHGEGGVFVGADMTNKKVLLIDDVMTAGTAFYESYNKLKTINAEIVGVVLSIDRQEKAKDSDISATKKISQDFNIHVLAVTNFESIFEYVKEHLDETIIEKFKQYRLKYGS, from the coding sequence ATGTTTATAGAGTTTGCTCTTAAGAATCAGGTACTTAAATTTGGTGAATTCACTCTTAAATCAGGACGCATCAGTCCATATTTCTTTAATGCGGGGTTATTTAACACAGGTGCTCAACTTGCAACACTTGCTGATTATTATGCTCAACTGATTACCAAAAGCAATGTCAAGTACGATATCCTTTTTGGACCTGCATATAAAGGAATCCCTCTAGTTGCAGCTATTTCTACTGTACTAGCGCTGAAGTACAATATAGATATGCCTTACGCTTTTGACCGTAAAGAAGCAAAAAATCATGGCGAAGGTGGTGTGTTTGTTGGTGCTGATATGACTAATAAAAAAGTATTACTCATAGATGATGTAATGACTGCAGGTACAGCATTTTATGAATCATACAATAAACTAAAAACTATTAATGCTGAAATAGTTGGTGTTGTACTATCGATAGATCGACAAGAGAAAGCTAAAGATAGCGATATTTCAGCAACTAAGAAAATATCTCAAGATTTCAATATTCATGTTCTAGCAGTAACTAACTTTGAGAGTATTTTTGAGTATGTCAAAGAACATCTTGATGAAACAATAATCGAAAAATTTAAACAGTATCGTCTAAAATATGGTTCATAA
- a CDS encoding chitin-binding protein: MNPQPTPPIPEGDRDPSKIYVENDVVRVDSIDYKAKYWNKDQDPRENNCDYGCPWTKIWS; the protein is encoded by the coding sequence TTGAACCCTCAACCAACACCTCCTATTCCAGAGGGTGACAGGGACCCTAGTAAGATATATGTTGAGAATGATGTAGTAAGAGTAGACAGCATAGATTATAAAGCTAAATACTGGAATAAAGATCAAGATCCACGTGAGAACAACTGTGATTACGGTTGTCCTTGGACTAAAATATGGTCTTAA
- the mpl gene encoding UDP-N-acetylmuramate:L-alanyl-gamma-D-glutamyl-meso-diaminopimelate ligase, whose amino-acid sequence MSKHIHILGICGTFMGSLAVLAKQKGYKVTGSDLNVYPPMSTYLESQGIEILQGFDCDQLNTSPDEIIIGNIMKRGMPIIEKILAEKLNYFSGPQWLYQNILKYKKVIAIAGTHGKTTTTTMTIKILEQAGLNPSFLVGGVSSDFCVSSRYTDSEYFVIEADEYDTAFFDKRSKLIHYNPSIFVINNIEFDHADIFKDIEAIFWQFHQLLRKMPSTAKIIYNDKDENVQKIISMGCWSELVRVNSDNGTKIAKHTADYSRFELCDISGNNIEISWDLIGEHNALNAMSAYAVAKQLNISDEVVKDALESFKGVKRRLEVLSHQDNVTLYDDFAHHPTSIKLTLEAVRNKAKEAYVIALIDPRSNTMRQGDNKDNLPMSIIEADRVLLYNHSLLKWNAKEVLKNSNNVDFIVSVDNFVDCVDELLTKYQDRNIQLVMMSNGSFDGLREKLVKLLETK is encoded by the coding sequence ATGTCAAAACATATTCATATTTTAGGTATCTGTGGTACTTTTATGGGCTCTTTAGCTGTGTTAGCTAAACAAAAGGGATATAAAGTAACAGGTTCGGATCTTAATGTCTATCCACCAATGAGTACTTATCTTGAGTCTCAAGGCATAGAGATATTACAAGGATTTGATTGTGATCAACTAAATACAAGTCCTGATGAAATTATTATCGGTAATATCATGAAAAGAGGTATGCCAATAATAGAAAAAATCCTCGCAGAAAAGCTAAATTATTTCTCAGGACCACAATGGCTATATCAGAATATTCTTAAGTATAAAAAAGTAATTGCAATAGCTGGTACACATGGTAAAACTACAACCACAACAATGACTATAAAGATACTTGAGCAGGCTGGTTTAAATCCTAGCTTTTTAGTTGGTGGTGTTAGTAGTGATTTTTGTGTTTCATCACGTTACACAGATTCAGAGTATTTTGTCATTGAAGCTGATGAATATGATACGGCTTTTTTTGATAAGCGTTCAAAATTGATCCATTATAATCCAAGTATTTTTGTGATTAATAATATTGAGTTTGATCATGCTGACATTTTCAAAGATATTGAAGCAATATTTTGGCAATTCCATCAACTACTTAGAAAAATGCCATCGACAGCGAAGATTATCTATAATGACAAAGATGAAAATGTTCAAAAGATAATATCAATGGGATGTTGGTCAGAACTAGTTAGAGTAAATTCTGATAATGGAACCAAAATAGCTAAACATACAGCAGATTATTCAAGGTTTGAACTATGTGATATTAGTGGGAATAATATTGAAATATCATGGGACTTAATAGGTGAGCATAATGCACTTAATGCGATGAGTGCCTATGCGGTAGCAAAACAACTAAATATATCTGATGAAGTAGTCAAAGATGCTTTGGAAAGTTTTAAAGGAGTTAAGAGGCGTTTAGAAGTATTATCTCATCAGGATAATGTTACTTTGTATGATGATTTTGCTCATCATCCAACTTCTATTAAGTTAACTTTAGAAGCTGTGCGTAATAAAGCTAAAGAGGCTTATGTAATAGCTCTTATAGATCCACGTTCAAATACAATGCGTCAAGGAGACAATAAAGATAATTTGCCGATGTCAATTATCGAAGCTGATAGAGTATTGTTGTATAATCATAGTTTACTAAAATGGAATGCTAAAGAAGTTCTCAAAAATAGTAATAATGTTGATTTTATAGTTAGTGTTGATAATTTTGTTGATTGTGTAGATGAGTTATTAACTAAGTACCAAGATAGAAATATCCAGCTTGTAATGATGAGTAATGGCTCATTTGATGGGTTAAGAGAAAAGCTAGTTAAGCTTTTGGAGACTAAATGA
- the rlmB gene encoding 23S rRNA (guanosine(2251)-2'-O)-methyltransferase RlmB: MSSLIYGIHTVDSLVEANQAKEILVLKKQNANHKIESIIAKAESKGLKVTFIDSFKQLPWRIRKDANHQNIFAIEINDFKTYSENDIENLIPQDKNAFILILDNVQDPHNFGGCIRSAHSAGIDFIIIPKDNSAPVNATVKKVACGAAEHTKIVIVTNLARAIEKLKQLGVWIIGLAGEANDSLYSMNLADSVAIVAGAEGSGMRQRTKASCDFLAKLPMLGEVSSLNVSVATGIALYETVRQRANTI; the protein is encoded by the coding sequence ATGAGTAGTTTAATTTATGGTATTCACACTGTTGATAGTTTGGTGGAAGCCAATCAAGCAAAAGAAATACTAGTACTTAAAAAGCAAAATGCTAATCATAAGATTGAAAGTATTATTGCTAAAGCTGAGTCAAAAGGATTAAAAGTTACTTTTATTGATAGTTTTAAGCAACTTCCATGGCGAATCAGAAAAGATGCAAATCATCAAAATATCTTTGCGATAGAGATAAATGATTTTAAAACATACTCCGAGAATGATATTGAAAATTTAATTCCTCAGGATAAAAATGCTTTTATTTTAATATTAGATAATGTCCAAGATCCTCATAATTTTGGTGGGTGTATACGTAGTGCACATTCGGCAGGTATTGATTTTATAATTATCCCTAAAGATAATAGCGCACCAGTCAATGCAACGGTCAAAAAAGTTGCTTGCGGTGCTGCAGAGCATACAAAGATTGTAATCGTTACTAACCTTGCTAGAGCAATCGAAAAACTAAAACAATTAGGAGTATGGATTATTGGTTTAGCAGGTGAGGCTAATGACAGCTTATATTCGATGAATTTAGCAGATTCTGTAGCAATAGTTGCTGGTGCAGAAGGTAGTGGTATGCGTCAGCGCACAAAAGCTAGTTGTGATTTTCTTGCTAAATTACCAATGTTAGGTGAAGTTTCTAGCTTAAATGTTTCTGTTGCTACAGGTATAGCATTGTATGAAACAGTAAGGCAAAGGGCAAATACTATTTAG